Genomic DNA from Methylocystis sp. MJC1:
GTGGTCGGCGGCTGCATGGGCACGACGGGGCCTTCCTCGACCAACCCGTCGACCGGCAAGCCCTATGGCCTCGATTTTCCCGTCGTCACCATCCGCGACATGGTCCGCGCCCAGGCGATGCTCGTCGATCATCTCGGCATCGATACGCTGTTCTGCGTGGCGGGCGGCTCGATGGGCGGCATGCAGGTGCTGCAATGGGCGGCGAGCTATCCTGAGCGCGTCTTTTCCGCAATGCCGATCGCGACCGCGGCAAAACATTCCGCGCAAAACATCGGCTTCAACGAGGTCGGCCGCCAGGCCGTGATGGCCGACCCCGATTGGCGCGCCGGCCGTTATCTCGAGCAGGGCGTGCGCCCCGAAAAGGGTCTCGCCGTGGCGCGCATGTCGGCGCATATCACTTATCTTTCGGAAACCGCGTTGCAGCGCAAATTCGGCCGCAAGCTGCAGGACCGCTCGGCGCCGACTTTCTCTTTCGACGCCGATTTCCAGGTCGAAAGCTATCTGCGCTACCAGGGCGTCGCCTTCGTCGAGCGCTTCGACGCCAATTCCTATCTTTTCGTGACGCGCGCCTGCGATTATTTCGATCTCGCGGCCGACTATGGCGGCTCACTGGCAAAAGCCTTCAAAGACACCAGGACGCGTTTCTGCGTCGTCTCTTTCACCTCCGACTGGCTTTATCCGACCTCGGACTCGCGCGCGATCGTTCATGCGCTGAACGCGGGCGGCGCTTCGGTTTCCTTCGTCGAGATCGAATCGGACAAAGGCCATGACGCCTTTTTGCTGCACGAGCCGATGTTCATCGCGACGACGCGCGGCTTCCTCGAATCGGCCGCCGTTGCGCGCGGGCTGAAGGCGCGGCCATGACCCTCGCTCAACATCCTCGCCTCGATCATCTGCTGATCGCTGACATGGTCGAACCGGGCGCCCGCGTGCTCGACGTCGGCTGCGGCGACGGCGCGCTTTTGCAGCTTCTCGCGCGGACGAGGAATATCGACGGGCGCGGCGTCGAACTCTCGCAACGCGGCGTGAACGAATGCGTCGCCAAGGGATTGTCCGTCATTCAGGGCGACGCGGATACGGATCTCGCGGATTACCCCGACGACGGATTCGACTATGTGATTCTGTCGCAGACATTGCAGGCGACGCGCCATCCGCGCGAAGCGCTTCGCAATATGCTGCGCATCGGTCGCCGCGCGATCGTCTCTTTCCCGAACTTCGGCTATTGGCGTGTGCGCGCCCAGCTCGTCCTTCGCGGCCGCATGCCGGTGACCGGCAATTTATCCTATAGCTGGCACGACACGCCAAATATTCATTTGTGTACAATCCGCGACTTCGTGGAGCTTGTTGACAATCTCGGCGCCCATATCGAACGCGGTTTTGCGCTCGATCACGCAGGCGCGCCCATTCGCGTCAATGCGCCGTGGTGGGTTTGGAATCTATTGGGCGAACAAGCGATTTTCCTTTTGGAGCGTGA
This window encodes:
- the metX gene encoding homoserine O-acetyltransferase MetX, which translates into the protein MSPCANGANGKPHGKSVVFPLDQSLVTDGGRNIAPLAIGYETFGELNADRSNAILLCHALTGDQYAADVHPVTGKPGWWDALVGPGKPFDTERYFIICSNVVGGCMGTTGPSSTNPSTGKPYGLDFPVVTIRDMVRAQAMLVDHLGIDTLFCVAGGSMGGMQVLQWAASYPERVFSAMPIATAAKHSAQNIGFNEVGRQAVMADPDWRAGRYLEQGVRPEKGLAVARMSAHITYLSETALQRKFGRKLQDRSAPTFSFDADFQVESYLRYQGVAFVERFDANSYLFVTRACDYFDLAADYGGSLAKAFKDTRTRFCVVSFTSDWLYPTSDSRAIVHALNAGGASVSFVEIESDKGHDAFLLHEPMFIATTRGFLESAAVARGLKARP
- the metW gene encoding methionine biosynthesis protein MetW, whose protein sequence is MTLAQHPRLDHLLIADMVEPGARVLDVGCGDGALLQLLARTRNIDGRGVELSQRGVNECVAKGLSVIQGDADTDLADYPDDGFDYVILSQTLQATRHPREALRNMLRIGRRAIVSFPNFGYWRVRAQLVLRGRMPVTGNLSYSWHDTPNIHLCTIRDFVELVDNLGAHIERGFALDHAGAPIRVNAPWWVWNLLGEQAIFLLERDAPFK